A window of the Dyadobacter pollutisoli genome harbors these coding sequences:
- a CDS encoding ankyrin repeat domain-containing protein — protein MENLDNVTLHAARLGNIAVLQELIERKVDVTIQDDKGYTPLILACYHNHYEAADLLLKAGADVNGHDFGGNTALMGACFKGYTDIAELLIENGADLNLQHGNGGTALMFAATFGRNDVVRLLLRHGADKTILDTRGLSVADLAVQQGNDEAIALLE, from the coding sequence ATGGAAAATCTGGACAATGTTACACTCCACGCGGCCCGGCTTGGGAACATAGCGGTTTTGCAGGAATTAATTGAGAGAAAAGTTGATGTCACTATCCAGGACGACAAGGGATATACGCCGCTTATTCTGGCCTGTTATCACAATCATTACGAAGCCGCCGACCTGCTCCTGAAAGCCGGAGCAGACGTCAATGGTCATGATTTTGGAGGTAACACAGCCTTGATGGGTGCCTGCTTCAAAGGTTATACGGACATTGCGGAGCTATTGATTGAAAATGGGGCTGACCTCAACCTACAACATGGAAATGGTGGTACGGCATTGATGTTCGCCGCCACGTTTGGCCGAAATGATGTGGTTCGGTTACTCCTGCGCCACGGAGCGGATAAAACCATTCTGGATACAAGAGGATTATCTGTCGCCGACCTTGCGGTACAGCAGGGCAATGACGAAGCAATTGCGCTATTGGAATAA